In one window of Thalassotalea agarivorans DNA:
- a CDS encoding DUF6776 family protein, whose product MNWLAKIDLNIIVTKLGPLRSAILLIALIAACLFCGYRVGNFYHGYQNNLLALQKQRLQKLHQQQQDQQRHIHILETELEVERMANQRAQSTLKGVEKDYYQTKKELAFYEKVMAPEKQADGLVIDDFNIFKTESLNHYRFQTVLVQQVLKKQYAKGYIDIKLVGSLKGRPVTYDVGDVSEVSKKDLSFSFRYFQIIDGELTLPKDFKPEKVVVAGVLTQNSWQKYQRIDKHYPWSDLFTKS is encoded by the coding sequence ATGAATTGGTTAGCAAAAATCGACCTTAATATTATCGTTACCAAACTTGGTCCGTTAAGAAGCGCAATCTTACTTATCGCACTTATTGCTGCGTGTTTGTTTTGTGGTTATCGAGTAGGTAACTTTTATCATGGTTATCAAAATAACTTACTTGCATTGCAAAAGCAGAGACTGCAAAAGCTGCATCAGCAGCAACAAGATCAGCAACGTCATATCCATATTTTAGAGACTGAACTAGAAGTTGAAAGAATGGCCAATCAACGCGCACAAAGCACTTTAAAAGGCGTTGAGAAGGACTATTATCAAACGAAAAAAGAACTCGCTTTTTATGAAAAAGTGATGGCGCCAGAGAAACAAGCCGACGGTCTAGTTATTGATGATTTCAATATTTTCAAAACAGAAAGTTTAAACCATTACCGCTTTCAAACCGTACTCGTGCAACAAGTACTTAAGAAACAATATGCTAAGGGTTATATTGATATTAAGTTGGTGGGCAGTTTGAAAGGTAGACCGGTAACTTATGACGTGGGTGATGTTTCGGAAGTCTCAAAGAAAGATTTGAGTTTTAGTTTCCGTTACTTTCAAATTATTGATGGCGAGTTAACACTACCGAAAGATTTCAAACCTGAAAAAGTGGTTGTAGCCGGTGTTTTAACGCAAAATTCGTGGCAAAAATATCAGCGCATCGACAAACATTACCCTTGGTCTGACTTATTTACAAAATCATAA
- a CDS encoding DUF484 family protein → MSELEQLIANSRVNESISRKLFAIETEILACRSSNELLKTLLDSIQDKFKLQGICLLLVEPSPISYINHAENTSDWHQQHILKVSSYELNAFHHDDKPFLTNQLAELGNTLPLNILAQASSVALTPLKMENKLFASLVFISNDPQRFHSGLGTFHLEQLAVKIGLCLSNVLIREQLEYMALYDNLTGVGNRRLMENDLKEELMRHQRYKIPFSVLFIDLNKFKPINDTYGHDCGDAVLHYVANTLKELVRENDKVYRYAGDEFVVLLSGQNYQEAELAAKRLSDYFFARKMPYQDKQLTVTISAGAAASDAKKSVDQLLKEADEQLYHYKKLAHQRLAQG, encoded by the coding sequence ATGTCTGAACTTGAACAATTGATTGCCAATTCAAGAGTAAATGAAAGCATTTCACGCAAACTTTTTGCGATTGAGACAGAAATTCTTGCTTGTCGTTCAAGCAACGAATTACTCAAAACCTTGCTCGATTCCATTCAAGATAAATTTAAACTTCAAGGGATTTGTTTACTCCTTGTCGAGCCATCGCCCATTAGCTATATCAACCATGCAGAAAATACGTCTGACTGGCATCAACAACATATATTAAAAGTGTCGTCTTATGAGCTCAACGCTTTTCACCATGACGACAAGCCCTTTTTAACAAATCAGTTGGCTGAACTAGGTAATACCTTGCCACTCAATATACTAGCGCAAGCGAGCTCTGTAGCGCTTACGCCTCTAAAAATGGAAAACAAGTTGTTTGCTAGTTTGGTGTTTATTTCCAATGACCCACAACGCTTTCATAGTGGCCTTGGTACTTTTCATCTAGAGCAACTTGCCGTGAAAATAGGCCTGTGTTTGTCCAACGTATTGATACGAGAACAGCTCGAATACATGGCGCTTTATGACAATCTTACAGGCGTAGGTAATCGTCGCTTGATGGAAAATGATTTAAAAGAAGAGCTAATGCGCCACCAGCGTTACAAAATTCCATTTTCAGTGCTGTTTATCGACTTAAACAAGTTTAAACCAATCAATGACACCTATGGTCACGATTGTGGTGACGCCGTTTTGCATTATGTGGCCAATACCTTAAAAGAACTAGTGCGTGAAAATGACAAAGTGTACCGCTATGCCGGGGATGAATTTGTTGTTTTACTCTCGGGACAAAACTATCAAGAAGCTGAACTTGCTGCGAAACGTCTTAGCGATTATTTCTTTGCGAGAAAAATGCCCTATCAAGACAAGCAACTCACGGTTACTATCAGTGCTGGCGCCGCGGCAAGCGATGCTAAAAAGAGTGTAGATCAATTGCTAAAGGAAGCTGACGAGCAACTATATCATTACAAAAAGCTTGCCCATCAACGATTGGCTCAGGGTTAA
- the erpA gene encoding iron-sulfur cluster insertion protein ErpA, with translation MSDALPIQFTDAAASKVHTLITEEENPALKLRVYVTGGGCSGFQYGFTFDEKVNEGDMTIEKNGVTMVVDPMSLQYLVGGEVDYVEGLEGSRFLVNNPNAETTCGCGASFSI, from the coding sequence ATGTCTGACGCATTACCAATTCAATTTACCGATGCAGCCGCTTCAAAAGTGCATACGCTTATCACTGAAGAAGAAAATCCGGCGCTAAAATTACGTGTTTACGTAACTGGCGGTGGTTGTTCTGGTTTCCAATACGGCTTCACCTTTGACGAAAAAGTTAACGAAGGTGATATGACGATTGAGAAAAATGGTGTAACCATGGTTGTAGACCCAATGAGCTTACAATACCTTGTCGGCGGTGAAGTGGATTATGTTGAAGGGCTAGAAGGTAGCCGCTTCTTGGTGAATAATCCAAATGCTGAAACCACCTGTGGCTGTGGCGCCTCATTTTCGATTTAA
- a CDS encoding DUF6678 family protein, whose amino-acid sequence MDANQIKALIASIEAELPFTPPFQYKKFGEDPYPLNFSENVTYLGDWSAHCLRPYSKIEWFCIRPQYLKRVGKLVPPKVISCESDFISLLHKLKVSFVFQGDSILIHCNKNN is encoded by the coding sequence ATGGATGCTAATCAAATAAAAGCCTTGATAGCTTCAATTGAGGCTGAATTACCATTCACTCCTCCATTTCAATACAAAAAATTTGGTGAAGATCCTTATCCTCTAAACTTTTCCGAAAATGTAACTTATTTAGGAGATTGGTCGGCACATTGTTTGCGCCCTTATTCCAAAATTGAGTGGTTTTGTATTAGACCTCAGTATCTCAAGAGAGTTGGAAAACTAGTGCCTCCTAAAGTAATTTCGTGTGAGTCAGATTTCATAAGTCTTTTACATAAATTAAAAGTTTCTTTTGTATTTCAGGGTGATAGTATTTTAATCCATTGTAATAAAAACAACTAA
- a CDS encoding manganese-dependent inorganic pyrophosphatase, which produces MPAYVVGHKIPDSDSICSAIALSYLKNAIGEECVPARLGELSPETLFILDKFGFEQPELKLSYAGESLYIVDHSDRVQGPDDIDDATILGIIDHHKLGDITTSTPLECWIRPVGCTNTIIKMMYDFHGVEIPANIAGAMMCAILSDTVIFKSPTCTTADIKCVEALAEIAGIEDPQALGMEMFKVKSAVEGTPIRDLVLRDFKDFDMSGNKVGIGQLEVIDLAIFDEMKDDLHADLAALKEEGGRHSVMLLLTDIMKEGSEILVVSDDDDLTAKAYGKATTEGRVWIDGIMSRKKQVVPPLQDSFAG; this is translated from the coding sequence ATGCCAGCATATGTGGTGGGACACAAAATCCCAGATTCAGATTCTATTTGTTCAGCAATAGCTCTTAGTTATTTAAAAAATGCTATTGGTGAAGAGTGCGTTCCTGCGCGATTAGGTGAGCTTTCACCTGAAACACTTTTCATTTTAGATAAGTTTGGTTTTGAACAACCAGAGCTTAAGTTAAGCTATGCTGGTGAAAGCTTATACATTGTCGATCATTCAGACCGCGTACAAGGCCCTGACGATATTGATGATGCAACTATTTTAGGCATTATTGATCACCACAAGCTTGGTGATATTACAACGTCGACGCCACTAGAGTGTTGGATTCGCCCTGTTGGTTGTACAAATACCATCATCAAAATGATGTATGATTTTCACGGTGTAGAGATCCCAGCAAACATCGCTGGCGCAATGATGTGCGCTATCTTAAGTGACACAGTTATCTTTAAATCACCAACCTGCACAACGGCTGATATCAAATGTGTTGAAGCACTAGCAGAGATTGCGGGCATTGAAGATCCACAAGCATTGGGCATGGAAATGTTCAAAGTAAAATCTGCTGTTGAAGGCACGCCTATTCGTGACTTAGTGTTACGCGACTTTAAAGACTTTGACATGAGCGGTAATAAAGTGGGTATCGGCCAACTTGAAGTTATCGATCTAGCTATCTTTGACGAAATGAAAGATGACTTACATGCGGACCTAGCAGCTTTGAAAGAAGAAGGCGGCCGCCACAGTGTTATGTTACTGCTTACCGATATTATGAAGGAAGGTTCTGAAATCCTAGTAGTAAGTGACGATGACGACTTAACAGCAAAAGCTTACGGCAAAGCAACAACTGAAGGTCGTGTATGGATTGACGGTATTATGAGTCGTAAGAAGCAAGTAGTACCACCACTACAAGATTCATTTGCAGGATAA
- a CDS encoding IS110 family RNA-guided transposase, with amino-acid sequence MKFYTKLHDFYCGIDLHARILYVCILNRDGEKVVHQKIKAEQAALNQLLSPYFGNIVIGVECMHCWYWVSDWCEQQGINFVLGHALYMKAIHGGKAKNDKIDSYKIASLLRGGNFPLAYTYPQTMRSTRDLLRRRTKLVRHGAQLKAHIVNTNSQYNYPALELHMKNPSAREAFRHRFDDEVVQRNVNFDLAILDSYAKELKYLEYFIERKAKQHRPDYYAQLRTIPGIGIILAMTILYEIGDIDRFESVQNFASYCRLVKCKAESAGKTYGTSGNKIGNGHLKWAFSEAAVLYLRGNDKARRYLNKLQKRMSKAKALSVLAHKIGRCVYYMLKHKTVFDDERFLTV; translated from the coding sequence ATGAAATTCTATACTAAATTACACGATTTTTATTGTGGAATCGACTTACACGCCAGAATTCTTTATGTCTGCATTTTGAATAGAGACGGCGAAAAAGTCGTTCACCAAAAAATTAAGGCTGAACAAGCAGCATTAAATCAACTGCTTTCACCGTACTTTGGCAATATCGTTATCGGTGTTGAATGCATGCATTGCTGGTACTGGGTGAGTGATTGGTGCGAACAACAAGGCATTAATTTTGTTCTCGGTCATGCACTTTATATGAAGGCCATTCACGGCGGCAAAGCCAAAAATGACAAAATAGACTCCTATAAAATTGCCAGCTTACTTCGTGGTGGTAATTTCCCATTAGCCTATACCTACCCACAAACCATGCGCTCCACGCGCGATTTACTACGCAGAAGAACCAAGCTCGTCAGGCATGGCGCACAACTTAAAGCGCATATCGTTAATACCAATAGCCAATACAACTACCCAGCACTAGAGTTGCATATGAAAAATCCGTCAGCGCGCGAAGCCTTTCGTCACCGCTTTGACGATGAAGTGGTGCAACGTAATGTGAATTTTGATTTAGCAATACTCGATAGCTACGCCAAAGAGCTAAAGTACCTTGAATACTTTATTGAGCGAAAAGCCAAACAGCATCGACCAGACTATTACGCACAACTTAGAACTATCCCAGGTATAGGCATTATTCTCGCGATGACAATTTTGTATGAAATTGGCGACATCGACAGATTCGAATCTGTACAAAATTTTGCGTCCTATTGCCGCTTAGTCAAATGCAAAGCCGAATCGGCAGGTAAAACCTACGGCACGTCAGGCAATAAAATAGGCAACGGCCATTTAAAGTGGGCATTCAGTGAAGCAGCCGTGTTGTATTTACGTGGAAATGACAAAGCCCGTCGCTACTTGAACAAACTGCAAAAGCGCATGAGCAAAGCAAAAGCCTTATCAGTACTCGCTCATAAAATTGGTCGCTGCGTTTACTACATGCTGAAACATAAAACGGTGTTTGATGATGAACGATTCTTAACGGTTTAA
- a CDS encoding DsbA family oxidoreductase, with translation MAQSLKIDIVSDVVCPWCYVGYKQLETAANQLGVELDITWQPFQLNPQMPEQGQNLREHIMEKYGSTAQESADARARLQTIGEDLGITFNFADESRIYNTFACHVLLYWAEKYNKQHELKLALFEAYFSQGKNISDLAILMEILDSVGLDVAQAELALADESLQQRVQSQANTWTGHGISSVPSMIIVDKYLVAGAQGVENYVSIINQILAEQA, from the coding sequence ATGGCTCAATCATTAAAAATAGACATTGTTTCAGATGTTGTTTGTCCTTGGTGTTATGTGGGATACAAACAATTAGAAACCGCAGCAAATCAATTAGGTGTTGAACTTGATATCACCTGGCAACCATTTCAGCTAAACCCTCAAATGCCTGAACAAGGGCAGAATTTGCGTGAGCATATTATGGAAAAATATGGCTCAACAGCGCAAGAAAGTGCTGACGCGAGAGCGCGCTTACAAACTATTGGTGAAGATTTGGGGATTACTTTCAACTTTGCCGATGAAAGTCGTATTTATAATACCTTTGCCTGCCATGTGTTACTTTATTGGGCAGAAAAATATAATAAGCAACACGAACTAAAGCTCGCTTTGTTTGAGGCTTACTTTTCGCAAGGCAAAAACATAAGCGACCTTGCAATTTTAATGGAAATTTTGGACTCAGTTGGTTTAGATGTGGCGCAAGCAGAACTTGCTCTTGCAGATGAAAGCTTGCAACAACGTGTGCAAAGTCAGGCAAATACCTGGACTGGGCATGGCATTAGTAGTGTCCCGTCGATGATAATCGTTGATAAGTATCTTGTCGCTGGTGCTCAGGGTGTCGAAAACTATGTCAGTATTATTAATCAAATATTAGCCGAGCAAGCTTAA
- a CDS encoding YccF domain-containing protein, translating into MRLLGNILWLLLGGLTMALIWWAIGVIALISIVGIPWARSCFVLGAFSLFPFGKEVIARDALTGREDIGTGALGLLGNIIWFIFPGLILAIFHLFHAVFWFITIIGIPFGIQHLKLAEISFAPVGKTVVDKEVAYAAYARNGEERLNQYRRD; encoded by the coding sequence ATGAGATTACTAGGAAATATTTTATGGCTACTGTTGGGTGGCCTAACGATGGCACTGATTTGGTGGGCAATAGGTGTAATCGCACTGATTAGTATTGTCGGTATTCCATGGGCTCGATCATGTTTTGTGTTAGGCGCATTTTCATTATTCCCGTTTGGTAAAGAAGTGATTGCACGAGACGCACTAACCGGAAGAGAAGATATTGGTACTGGCGCTTTAGGCCTTTTGGGTAACATCATTTGGTTTATTTTCCCGGGATTAATCCTGGCTATTTTCCACCTTTTTCATGCAGTCTTTTGGTTTATCACCATCATTGGCATACCGTTTGGCATTCAGCACTTAAAGCTCGCTGAAATTTCCTTTGCTCCAGTTGGTAAAACAGTTGTAGACAAAGAAGTGGCCTATGCCGCCTATGCCCGCAACGGTGAAGAAAGACTTAATCAATATAGAAGAGATTAA
- a CDS encoding M14 family metallopeptidase has product MSYPIGTPGTPWSSKEKYQWYQAQTIKRSYFELVLSELEEIAATMAATIKVEQYGLLQYPNNDYPLFVIKSLDWQQDKPTILITGGVHGYETSGVHGALRFVKDKLKAYQGRVNFVVAPCISPWGYETINRWNVDAIDPNRSFYADTPAQESAAIMAYLAEHDIKPLMHIDLHETTDTDNTEFRPALSARDAIDQKSWNIPDGFYGVGDTGRDDPAFQKAIIDSVKQVTHIAPADENGKYIGVALEQFGVINYDCKGLSLCAGMTDASYVSTTEVYPDSELVDDENCVQAQVAAIVGGLDYVLAQLDS; this is encoded by the coding sequence ATGAGTTACCCTATTGGTACGCCTGGCACACCTTGGTCTAGCAAAGAAAAATATCAATGGTATCAAGCGCAAACGATCAAACGTAGTTATTTTGAGCTTGTACTATCAGAGCTCGAAGAAATTGCCGCTACCATGGCTGCAACCATTAAAGTCGAACAATATGGATTGTTGCAATATCCCAATAACGATTATCCGTTGTTTGTTATAAAATCGCTTGATTGGCAGCAGGATAAACCTACCATTTTGATCACAGGTGGTGTCCACGGCTATGAAACAAGCGGTGTGCACGGCGCATTAAGATTTGTAAAAGACAAACTTAAAGCCTATCAAGGTCGCGTTAATTTTGTTGTAGCACCGTGCATTAGTCCATGGGGTTATGAAACGATTAATCGCTGGAATGTTGATGCAATTGATCCCAATCGCTCATTTTACGCTGATACGCCGGCGCAGGAATCTGCAGCGATTATGGCGTATTTAGCTGAGCACGATATTAAACCGCTTATGCATATCGATTTGCACGAAACAACCGATACCGACAATACTGAATTTCGCCCTGCACTTTCAGCAAGAGATGCTATTGATCAAAAATCATGGAATATTCCCGACGGATTTTATGGTGTCGGAGATACGGGTAGAGACGATCCCGCATTTCAAAAGGCGATAATCGATAGCGTAAAGCAAGTGACTCATATAGCGCCAGCGGATGAAAACGGTAAATACATTGGCGTTGCATTAGAGCAATTTGGCGTGATCAATTATGACTGCAAAGGCCTAAGTTTATGTGCTGGCATGACAGACGCTAGCTATGTGTCTACAACGGAAGTTTATCCAGATTCAGAGCTAGTCGATGACGAAAATTGTGTACAGGCGCAAGTGGCAGCGATCGTCGGTGGTTTAGATTATGTTCTCGCGCAACTTGATTCTTAA